A genomic window from Bubalus bubalis isolate 160015118507 breed Murrah chromosome X, NDDB_SH_1, whole genome shotgun sequence includes:
- the S100G gene encoding protein S100-G, whose product MSAKKSPEELKGVFEKYAAKEGDPNQLSKEELKLLLQTEFPSLLKGPSTLDELFEELDKNGDGEVSFEEFQVLVKKISQ is encoded by the exons ATGAGTGCCAAAAAGTCTCCAGAAGAACTGAAGGGCGTTTTCGAAAAATATGCAGCCAAAGAAGGTGATCCAAACCAACTGTCCAAGGAGGAGCTGAAGCTACTGCTTCAGACGGAATTCCCCAGTTTGCTGAAG GGTCCAAGCACCCTCGATGAGCTTTTTGAAGAACTAGACAAGAATGGAGATGGAGAAGTTAGTTTCGAAGAATTCCAGGTGTTGGTGAAAAAGATATCCCagtga